One genomic window of Streptomyces sp. WP-1 includes the following:
- a CDS encoding citrate/2-methylcitrate synthase produces the protein MDDGMWLTTEQAARRLGVKRETIYAYTSRGLLRRASDGARGSRFRRDDIERLAARGRKTREREGSRAVLESSIALIRNDRLFYRGYDVLLLSRGMGFENVSRLLWGASVEALPAVPRAWAFPREWRSVADVDRERFPLPLDRIVSGFAALSGAGHSSVIEEDCTLEAQRLIAYAVYCATGVPPVERGGVAGALAQGLLPASRWAVMPPALVSLVDVALNLAAENGLAAPTVCSRIVASVGGDMKAAVLAGLCAMRGTAPGAAAYRVEELLGRYHENPGCSQVAKLIASDQPVPGIGHLAFRQRDPRAAILLERMAAEWPPDTDLPAGGALRMAALREALADIREAGLVPVNLDFAVSALCFVAGMSPGAGEALFSIARISGWVAHLLEQLTQNTNFRMHFVYTGPVLRGSNG, from the coding sequence ATGGACGACGGGATGTGGCTGACGACGGAGCAGGCGGCGAGACGGCTGGGCGTGAAGCGGGAGACGATCTACGCGTACACGAGCCGGGGGCTGCTGCGCAGAGCGAGTGACGGGGCGCGGGGGAGCAGGTTCCGGCGCGACGACATCGAGCGTCTTGCGGCGCGGGGGCGCAAGACGCGGGAACGGGAGGGCTCGCGGGCGGTACTGGAGTCGAGCATCGCGCTGATCCGTAACGACCGGTTGTTCTACCGGGGTTACGACGTGCTGCTGCTGAGCCGGGGGATGGGGTTCGAGAACGTGTCCCGACTGCTGTGGGGAGCGAGCGTGGAGGCGCTGCCCGCGGTGCCGCGCGCGTGGGCGTTCCCGCGGGAGTGGCGGTCGGTCGCCGATGTCGACCGGGAGCGTTTCCCGCTGCCGTTGGACCGGATCGTGTCCGGGTTCGCCGCCCTGTCGGGGGCCGGGCACAGCAGTGTGATCGAGGAGGACTGCACCCTTGAGGCGCAGCGGCTCATCGCCTACGCCGTGTACTGCGCGACCGGGGTGCCGCCGGTGGAACGCGGCGGAGTGGCCGGGGCGTTGGCACAGGGGCTGCTGCCCGCGTCGCGGTGGGCGGTGATGCCGCCCGCGCTGGTGTCCCTCGTGGACGTGGCGCTGAATCTGGCGGCGGAGAACGGGCTGGCGGCGCCGACGGTGTGCAGCAGGATCGTCGCCTCGGTCGGCGGCGACATGAAGGCGGCCGTACTGGCCGGGCTGTGCGCGATGCGGGGCACCGCACCGGGCGCGGCGGCGTACCGGGTGGAGGAGCTGCTGGGCCGCTACCACGAGAATCCGGGCTGTTCACAGGTGGCCAAGCTGATCGCCTCGGACCAGCCGGTGCCGGGGATCGGGCATCTGGCGTTCCGGCAGCGGGATCCGCGGGCGGCGATCCTGCTGGAGCGGATGGCCGCGGAGTGGCCCCCGGACACCGACCTGCCCGCGGGCGGCGCGCTGCGGATGGCCGCCCTGCGCGAGGCCCTCGCGGACATCCGCGAGGCCGGCCTGGTCCCGGTCAACCTCGACTTCGCCGTGAGCGCCCTGTGCTTCGTCGCCGGTATGAGCCCGGGGGCGGGGGAGGCCCTGTTCTCCATAGCCCGCATCTCCGGGTGGGTCGCCCATCTGCTGGAACAGCTGACCCAGAACACCAACTTCCGCATGCACTTCGTGTACACCGGCCCCGTCCTGCGGGGCAGCAACGGCTGA
- a CDS encoding IS5 family transposase (programmed frameshift) encodes MGRGDLTNREWSLLEPHLPSAGGRGGRWSDHRTVINGILFRVRTGVPWRDLPERYGSWKTVYERHRRWSADGTWDRILQAVQADADLAGRIDWSMVGVDSTSCRAHQHAAGARRARPRVPKKRTTPRHHRPDEGLGRSRGGLTCKIHLAGEGGCRPMALLLTPGQWGDAPQMIEVLDRIRVTRPLGGRPRTRPGHVSGDKAYSSQRNRRYLRRRRIKHTIPEPRDQRANRRRRGSTGGRPVGFDRERYRRRNEVERTINRLKHFRAVATRYEKRAYVFHGTVTAAAIRLWLRP; translated from the exons ATGGGTCGGGGGGATCTGACGAATCGCGAGTGGTCGCTGCTCGAGCCGCATCTGCCGTCCGCGGGCGGTCGGGGAGGCCGGTGGAGCGACCATCGCACAGTGATCAACGGGATCCTGTTCCGGGTTCGGACCGGTGTCCCGTGGCGTGACCTGCCGGAACGCTATGGGTCCTGGAAGACGGTCTATGAACGGCATCGCCGCTGGTCGGCGGACGGCACCTGGGACCGGATCCTGCAAGCTGTCCAGGCCGACGCCGACCTTGCGGGGCGGATCGACTGGTCGATGGTCGGAGTGGACTCGACGTCCTGCCGGGCTCACCAGCACGCGGCCGGCGCCCGCAGGGCCAGGCCGCGGGTTCCGA AAAAAAGGACGACGCCCCGGCACCACCGCCCCGATGAGGGACTCGGACGGTCCCGGGGCGGTCTGACCTGCAAGATCCACCTCGCCGGCGAGGGTGGATGCCGTCCCATGGCCCTGCTGCTCACGCCGGGTCAATGGGGCGATGCCCCGCAGATGATCGAGGTCCTGGACCGGATCCGAGTCACCCGGCCGCTGGGCGGACGGCCCCGGACCCGGCCCGGTCACGTCAGCGGCGACAAGGCTTACAGTTCCCAGCGCAACCGCCGCTACCTGCGAAGACGCAGGATCAAACACACGATTCCTGAGCCGAGGGACCAGCGGGCCAACCGTCGGCGCAGAGGCAGCACGGGCGGCAGACCCGTCGGGTTCGACCGCGAGCGCTACCGGCGTCGCAACGAGGTCGAGCGGACCATCAACCGGCTCAAGCACTTCCGCGCTGTCGCCACCCGTTACGAGAAACGGGCCTACGTCTTCCACGGCACGGTCACCGCAGCAGCGATCCGCTTATGGCTCCGCCCATGA
- the car gene encoding carboxylic acid reductase, protein MPLSRLPADELDARARRRGAHLYATDAQFRDTAPLDTVTEAIRRPGLPLAALVATVMEAYADRPALGERATEPFTDPETGRTAPRLLKRFDTLTYGALWERAGAVASEWRHHPELPVRPGDFVAVLGRPGIEYTVVELACVRSGAVSVPLPAGASAEHLGPIIEQTGPRLLAVDADHLDVALRIAANAPSLGRIVVVGHRPEVTAHQEALGSARGRGVVLDTLASVIDRGRGLPSVPRVPATSAADALSTLIYTSGSTGTPKGAMYTERVVSQFWVDFVPGQASWPAIVLNYLPLSHMIGRGVLFGTLAKGGLVCFPAAGDLSTLFEDLSLVRPTEFVMVPRIADMLLRHHRDELSRRDETGRDATESEEQVTEELREKVMGGRLLWAVSASAPLSTEMTAFVESCLHVRLLDGYGSTEAGIVFLDGRVLCPPVTGHKLADVPELGYFGTDSPYPRGELLIRSERLVPGYFRRPDATREVFDEDGFYRTGDIMARVGPDELRYVDRRANVLKLSQGEFVTVSRLEALFGGSPAVRQIFLYGNSARPCLLAVVVPTRDALDSAAGDPRRLRAVLRESLRSLAAEAGLNSYEVPRDLLVESEPFSQENGLLSGVRKPLRPALTKRYGERLEALYAELSDREATELEALRRIGADVPVLDTVLRTVRALLGQEDAAVAPGIRFLELGGDSLTALSFSQTLKEIFHVDVPVDVVISPVNTLRQVADHIERALASEHRRPTADSVHGPAATRLDAGDLRLDAFLDPRTAAHRPAGPLPEARTVLLTGANGYLGRFLCLEWLERLAERDGTLVCLVRGSSAEAARARLDAAFDSGDPELLRRYREAADGHLRVLPGDIGEPGLGLDEETWRRLADTVDLIVHPAAQVNHLLPYDQLFGPNVGGTAELIRLAVTSRIKQFTYLSTVAVVFGDEAAADESADIRTACATRDLQGAYADGYAASKWAGEVLLREAHDAFGLPVAVFRSNLILAHPRYAGQVNISDVFTRLLLSLLATGTAPGSFYARGTGDDGGGHYDALPVDFTARAVTALGDDARAGHRTYNVVNPHEDGISLDTFVDWLSAAGHPLARVADYAEWFGRFETALRALPDRQRQQSLLPLLHAFATPQQPLRGSALPADRFRAAVRAASLDGTDDIPHLSQELITRYVTELGTVRRIT, encoded by the coding sequence ATGCCCCTCTCCCGACTCCCCGCCGACGAACTGGACGCCCGCGCCCGCCGACGAGGCGCCCATCTGTACGCAACCGACGCGCAGTTCCGCGACACCGCGCCCCTGGACACCGTCACCGAGGCGATCCGGCGGCCCGGACTGCCCCTCGCCGCCCTGGTGGCCACGGTGATGGAGGCGTACGCGGACCGCCCCGCTCTCGGCGAGCGGGCCACGGAGCCGTTCACCGACCCGGAGACGGGCCGCACCGCGCCGCGCCTGCTGAAGCGGTTCGACACGCTCACCTACGGCGCACTGTGGGAACGGGCCGGCGCCGTGGCCTCCGAGTGGCGGCACCACCCCGAACTCCCCGTGCGACCCGGGGATTTCGTAGCCGTTCTCGGTCGCCCCGGCATCGAGTACACCGTGGTGGAGCTGGCCTGTGTGCGCTCCGGCGCGGTGTCCGTTCCGCTGCCGGCCGGTGCCTCCGCCGAACACCTGGGCCCCATCATCGAGCAGACCGGACCGCGGCTGCTCGCGGTGGACGCCGACCATCTGGACGTCGCGCTCCGGATCGCGGCGAACGCCCCCTCGCTGGGCAGGATCGTCGTCGTGGGCCACCGCCCCGAGGTCACCGCGCACCAGGAGGCCCTGGGCTCCGCGCGCGGCCGGGGCGTCGTCCTGGACACCTTGGCGTCGGTCATCGACCGGGGACGGGGCTTGCCCTCGGTCCCACGGGTTCCCGCGACGTCGGCGGCCGACGCGCTCAGCACGCTGATCTACACCTCGGGCAGTACGGGCACCCCCAAGGGCGCCATGTACACCGAGCGTGTGGTCAGCCAGTTCTGGGTCGACTTCGTGCCCGGCCAGGCGTCGTGGCCCGCCATCGTGCTGAACTATCTGCCGCTCAGTCACATGATCGGCAGGGGCGTGCTGTTCGGCACGCTCGCCAAGGGTGGCCTGGTCTGCTTCCCGGCGGCCGGCGACCTGTCGACGCTGTTCGAAGATCTCTCCCTGGTGCGCCCCACCGAGTTCGTCATGGTGCCCCGCATCGCCGACATGCTTCTGCGCCACCACCGGGACGAGCTGTCCCGCCGTGACGAGACGGGCCGGGACGCCACCGAGTCCGAGGAGCAGGTGACGGAGGAACTGCGGGAAAAGGTCATGGGCGGGCGCCTCTTATGGGCCGTCAGCGCCTCGGCTCCGCTCAGCACGGAGATGACGGCCTTCGTGGAGAGCTGCCTGCACGTGCGGCTGCTGGACGGCTACGGATCGACGGAGGCCGGGATCGTCTTCCTCGACGGCCGCGTGCTGTGCCCGCCGGTGACCGGCCACAAGCTGGCCGACGTTCCCGAGCTGGGATACTTCGGCACCGACTCGCCGTATCCCAGGGGCGAGTTGCTGATCAGGTCCGAGCGGCTCGTGCCGGGCTACTTCCGGCGCCCGGACGCCACCCGTGAGGTCTTCGACGAGGACGGCTTCTACCGCACCGGCGACATCATGGCCCGCGTCGGTCCCGACGAGCTGAGGTACGTGGACCGCCGCGCCAACGTCCTCAAGCTGTCGCAGGGCGAGTTCGTGACCGTCTCCCGGCTGGAGGCGCTCTTCGGCGGCAGTCCGGCCGTCCGGCAGATCTTCCTGTACGGCAACAGTGCCCGCCCCTGTCTGCTCGCGGTCGTCGTACCCACGCGGGACGCCCTCGACAGCGCCGCCGGTGACCCCCGGCGTCTCAGGGCGGTGCTGCGGGAATCGCTGCGGAGCCTCGCGGCCGAGGCGGGACTGAACTCCTACGAGGTGCCACGGGATCTCCTGGTGGAGAGCGAGCCGTTCAGTCAGGAGAACGGGCTGCTCTCCGGAGTGCGCAAGCCGCTGCGACCGGCCCTGACGAAGCGCTACGGCGAGCGTCTCGAAGCGCTGTACGCCGAGTTGTCCGACCGTGAGGCCACCGAGCTGGAGGCACTGCGCCGCATCGGCGCCGACGTGCCGGTCCTGGACACCGTGCTGCGGACGGTCCGGGCGCTTCTCGGGCAGGAGGACGCCGCCGTGGCGCCCGGCATCCGCTTCCTCGAACTCGGCGGTGACAGCCTCACGGCACTGTCGTTCTCCCAGACCTTGAAGGAGATCTTCCACGTCGACGTCCCCGTGGACGTGGTCATCAGTCCGGTCAACACCCTTCGGCAGGTGGCGGATCACATCGAGCGGGCGCTCGCGTCGGAACACCGTCGCCCCACCGCCGACAGCGTCCACGGCCCGGCCGCGACGCGACTCGACGCGGGCGATCTACGGCTGGACGCGTTCCTCGACCCCCGCACCGCCGCGCACCGGCCGGCCGGTCCGCTGCCCGAGGCCCGTACCGTCCTGCTGACCGGCGCCAACGGCTACCTCGGCCGTTTCCTGTGCCTGGAATGGCTGGAGCGCCTGGCCGAGCGGGACGGGACGCTGGTGTGCCTGGTCCGCGGCTCCTCCGCCGAGGCGGCCCGGGCACGGCTCGACGCGGCGTTCGACAGCGGCGACCCGGAACTCCTCAGGCGTTACCGCGAGGCCGCCGACGGGCATCTGCGCGTGCTCCCCGGCGACATCGGGGAACCGGGCCTCGGGCTCGACGAGGAGACCTGGCGGCGACTGGCCGACACCGTGGACCTGATCGTCCATCCGGCGGCACAGGTCAACCACCTCCTGCCCTATGACCAGTTGTTCGGCCCCAACGTAGGGGGAACGGCCGAACTGATCAGGCTCGCGGTCACGTCCCGGATCAAGCAGTTCACCTATCTGTCGACGGTCGCCGTCGTCTTCGGCGACGAGGCAGCGGCCGACGAGTCGGCGGACATCCGCACCGCCTGCGCGACCCGCGATCTCCAGGGGGCGTACGCCGACGGGTACGCGGCCAGCAAATGGGCCGGTGAGGTGCTGCTGCGCGAGGCGCACGACGCGTTCGGCCTGCCGGTCGCCGTCTTCCGCTCGAACCTGATCCTCGCCCACCCGCGTTACGCCGGCCAGGTCAACATCTCGGACGTCTTCACCCGCCTGCTGCTGAGCCTGTTGGCCACAGGGACGGCGCCCGGCAGCTTCTACGCCCGCGGCACCGGCGACGACGGCGGCGGACACTACGACGCGCTCCCCGTGGACTTCACGGCCCGGGCCGTCACCGCGCTGGGCGACGACGCACGGGCGGGCCACCGGACGTACAACGTGGTCAACCCGCACGAGGACGGCATCTCGCTGGACACGTTCGTCGACTGGCTGTCGGCAGCGGGCCACCCGCTGGCCCGTGTGGCGGACTACGCCGAGTGGTTCGGCCGCTTCGAGACCGCTCTGCGTGCGCTGCCCGACCGTCAGCGGCAGCAGTCGCTGCTCCCCCTGCTGCACGCCTTCGCCACTCCGCAGCAGCCGCTGCGCGGATCCGCCCTGCCGGCGGACCGGTTCCGCGCGGCGGTCCGGGCCGCGTCCCTCGACGGGACGGACGACATCCCCCACCTGTCACAGGAGTTGATCACCAGATACGTGACCGAACTAGGCACTGTCCGGCGGATCACGTGA
- a CDS encoding FadR/GntR family transcriptional regulator — protein MKRINAPRRTASLSAQLVDSLRSHIEAGGWPVGSRIPSEQALIEELGVGRSTLREAIGALVHLGLLEPRAGDGTYVRSSSELQSVMVRRASAAQRDNVLELRTVLEEYASGAAALRRDEAQLRQMRELLADADAAAAGADTAAATSVDALFHRAVVRASGNELLVEVYDYLGTALTSSLGGLTWDAAHAEDHARLHRRLVDAIEAQDVGEAREAAAAVVRLTRDHENGAPGATQEQ, from the coding sequence ATGAAACGCATCAACGCACCGCGCCGGACGGCCAGTCTGTCCGCCCAGCTCGTGGACAGTCTCCGCTCGCACATCGAGGCCGGGGGCTGGCCGGTGGGGTCCCGGATCCCCTCGGAACAGGCCCTCATCGAGGAACTCGGGGTCGGACGCAGCACGCTGCGGGAGGCGATCGGTGCGCTGGTGCACCTGGGGCTGCTGGAGCCCCGCGCCGGGGACGGCACCTATGTCCGCTCGTCCAGCGAGCTCCAGTCGGTCATGGTGCGGCGGGCGAGCGCCGCGCAGCGGGACAACGTGCTGGAGCTGCGCACCGTACTGGAGGAGTACGCCTCGGGGGCCGCGGCCCTGCGCCGCGACGAGGCACAGCTGCGGCAGATGCGGGAGCTGCTGGCCGACGCCGACGCGGCTGCCGCCGGTGCGGACACCGCCGCGGCCACGAGCGTGGACGCGCTGTTCCACCGGGCCGTGGTCCGCGCGAGCGGCAACGAGCTGCTGGTCGAGGTGTACGACTACCTCGGTACGGCGCTCACCTCGTCCCTGGGCGGTCTGACCTGGGACGCCGCCCACGCGGAGGACCACGCCCGGCTGCACCGGCGGCTGGTCGACGCGATCGAGGCCCAGGACGTGGGCGAGGCGCGCGAGGCGGCGGCCGCGGTCGTCCGGCTCACCCGCGACCACGAGAACGGCGCACCGGGAGCGACGCAAGAGCAGTGA
- a CDS encoding L-threonylcarbamoyladenylate synthase, with protein sequence MAGLILEESESSLAEVAGILGDGGVVVVPSRTNYVLICDAENEKAIARVFEAKKRTKFGPLTLAVPRIEDTEKYVGFPEGFGLPELKRIWPAEISFIFDLTYAFSPRMTMGANTVAVMYQRSCALNRLLEVFGRPVALTSANLSGQGNFVVTREKAIADVGGAVDAVLVNDRDDECVDVEAEGVNPSNTIVDFTFERPYLVRDGAYPPSLLLPVIPDLVLDTDAYKAALAERLSVAL encoded by the coding sequence ATGGCGGGCCTGATCCTTGAGGAATCCGAGTCTTCCCTGGCCGAGGTGGCGGGCATTCTCGGTGACGGCGGTGTCGTTGTCGTCCCGAGCCGGACGAATTATGTGCTGATCTGTGACGCGGAGAACGAAAAGGCGATCGCCCGTGTCTTCGAGGCGAAGAAGCGCACGAAATTCGGCCCGCTGACACTCGCGGTGCCGAGGATCGAGGACACGGAAAAGTACGTCGGATTCCCCGAGGGATTCGGGCTGCCCGAACTGAAGCGGATATGGCCGGCGGAGATCTCTTTCATCTTCGATCTCACGTACGCGTTCTCGCCGCGGATGACGATGGGCGCGAACACCGTCGCGGTGATGTACCAGCGCTCCTGCGCGCTGAACCGCCTCCTGGAGGTGTTCGGCCGGCCGGTCGCGCTGACCTCGGCGAACCTCTCGGGGCAGGGCAACTTCGTCGTCACCCGCGAGAAGGCGATCGCGGACGTCGGCGGCGCGGTGGACGCGGTCCTCGTCAACGACCGCGACGACGAGTGCGTCGATGTCGAGGCCGAGGGTGTCAACCCGTCGAACACCATCGTGGACTTCACCTTCGAGCGGCCCTACCTGGTGCGCGACGGCGCCTACCCGCCCTCGCTGCTGCTGCCCGTCATCCCGGACCTGGTCCTCGACACCGACGCCTACAAGGCCGCGCTGGCCGAACGCCTGAGCGTGGCGCTGTGA
- a CDS encoding citrate/2-methylcitrate synthase codes for MSRTAHETPGVPEPRTAAGKNVVQAELAISEPVMGRPAVAAADLAREGYLVYDPGLADTAICRSEITYIDGDAGILLYRGYPAQQVAEKCTFLQTAHLLTAGELPTGAQEEEWLSRIAASTLPGNPIWGPLFDAMPAGTHPMAMLAAATSVMTSLAPDGASSIEQAGFDLLATMPVLAAHAFARIEDRPRRPYDPSAGYVENFLRMCFGDGPVATDPAMVHALETLLVLHADHEQNCSTATLRLVSSSNAGFFSSVSAALSALWGPLHGGANQAVIEMLQAIRDDGGDLGKYVARAKDRNDPFRLMGFGHRVYRTFDARARVIREVAREVCGKAAHDPLLDMALELEEIARNDAFFLERKLYPNVDFYSGLIYRAMGFPVEMFTALFAVGRAPGWIAHWTEAATAPERRIGRPAQLYTGPGTRDLQF; via the coding sequence ATGAGCAGGACAGCGCACGAGACGCCCGGGGTACCCGAGCCGCGGACCGCCGCCGGGAAGAACGTCGTACAAGCCGAACTCGCCATCAGCGAGCCGGTGATGGGACGCCCGGCCGTCGCGGCGGCGGATCTGGCACGCGAGGGCTACCTGGTCTACGACCCGGGCCTGGCCGACACCGCGATATGCCGGTCCGAGATCACCTACATCGACGGCGACGCGGGCATCCTCCTCTACCGCGGCTATCCCGCGCAGCAGGTCGCCGAGAAGTGTACGTTCCTCCAGACGGCCCACCTGCTGACCGCCGGTGAACTGCCCACCGGCGCCCAGGAGGAGGAGTGGCTGTCCCGGATCGCGGCCAGCACGCTGCCCGGGAACCCGATCTGGGGGCCGCTGTTCGACGCGATGCCCGCCGGGACGCATCCCATGGCGATGCTCGCCGCCGCGACCTCCGTGATGACCTCGCTCGCCCCCGACGGCGCGTCCTCCATCGAGCAGGCCGGCTTCGATCTGCTCGCGACGATGCCGGTCCTGGCCGCCCACGCCTTCGCCCGGATCGAGGACCGGCCCCGGCGCCCGTACGACCCGTCGGCCGGATACGTCGAGAACTTCCTGCGCATGTGCTTCGGTGACGGCCCGGTCGCCACCGACCCGGCGATGGTCCACGCCCTGGAGACCCTGCTGGTCCTGCACGCCGACCACGAGCAGAACTGCTCCACCGCGACACTGCGCCTGGTCTCCTCCAGCAACGCCGGATTCTTCTCCTCCGTCAGCGCGGCCCTCTCCGCCCTGTGGGGGCCCCTGCACGGCGGCGCGAACCAGGCCGTGATCGAGATGCTCCAGGCCATCCGCGACGACGGCGGCGACCTGGGCAAGTACGTGGCCAGGGCCAAGGACCGCAACGACCCCTTCCGGCTCATGGGATTCGGCCACCGGGTGTACCGCACCTTCGACGCCCGCGCCCGCGTGATCCGCGAGGTGGCGCGCGAGGTGTGCGGGAAGGCGGCCCACGACCCGCTGCTCGACATGGCCCTGGAGCTGGAGGAGATCGCTCGCAACGACGCGTTCTTCCTCGAACGCAAGCTCTACCCGAACGTCGACTTCTACTCCGGCCTGATCTACCGGGCCATGGGCTTCCCGGTCGAGATGTTCACCGCGCTGTTCGCCGTCGGCCGCGCGCCCGGCTGGATCGCCCACTGGACGGAGGCGGCCACCGCCCCCGAGCGCCGCATCGGCCGGCCCGCCCAGCTGTACACCGGGCCCGGGACCCGCGACCTCCAGTTCTGA
- a CDS encoding MmgE/PrpD family protein yields MDQLSLILIRRSTLTGFFPCGEYLSRAPSRSHERLSSVGRGCSRSPRGRERVTVFIPEQRKEPSENESRAAAAETLAEFAHQIYRDGIPSSVQEYVTKLIIDQLGLQLACSRLPWSRAAYDYVREFGATGSSTVLFHGLRTHPEHAAFANATFGHGQDFDDTCQMVQTHAGAVIIPVALAVAEEVDATGEQLLRATAAGLEVMLRAAHAVSPDCLRRGHHTPPAAGPFGAAIAAGLLHGQNPQELAQSLAIAGSFSGGLIEYTQSGGSVKRIHTAIPTTAGIRAVALSRRGMTGPLTVLDGAKGFVNVFADKGSVERLTDRLGSRYIIEKVGLKSYNCCYFIHAPLEAFQFLMRQKNLTPDDIAEVTVGLSAHGAVHVGTIVHPVDPLGGQFSVQFTLGMAAYGELPGLDSYSDEQLADTRFHAFADRVKVETDPVAEAEYPENWGGVVTLTTTDGRTFRRRVRYATGTPQNPMTGEEVWGKFSRITADALAGEQAVRIREMVGDLAALDSVRRLTALLVRRALQPSR; encoded by the coding sequence ATGGATCAACTTTCACTGATACTGATTCGCCGATCAACCTTGACCGGATTCTTTCCCTGCGGCGAATATCTCAGTCGAGCGCCTTCGAGATCCCATGAGCGTCTGAGTTCCGTGGGGCGAGGGTGCAGTCGATCCCCCAGGGGGAGGGAAAGGGTGACAGTGTTCATTCCGGAGCAGCGGAAAGAACCTTCAGAGAACGAATCCCGGGCCGCCGCGGCGGAGACACTCGCGGAGTTCGCACACCAGATATACCGCGACGGAATTCCGTCGTCCGTCCAGGAGTACGTGACGAAGCTGATCATCGATCAGCTGGGTCTCCAGCTGGCCTGTTCACGGCTTCCGTGGAGCCGGGCCGCCTACGACTACGTGCGCGAGTTCGGCGCGACGGGCTCGTCGACCGTGCTCTTCCACGGGCTGCGCACGCACCCCGAGCACGCGGCGTTCGCCAACGCGACGTTCGGGCACGGGCAGGACTTCGACGACACCTGCCAGATGGTGCAGACCCACGCGGGCGCCGTCATCATCCCGGTCGCGCTCGCCGTCGCCGAGGAAGTCGACGCCACCGGGGAGCAGCTGCTGCGGGCCACCGCCGCCGGCCTGGAGGTCATGCTCCGCGCCGCGCACGCGGTCTCTCCGGACTGCCTGCGCCGCGGGCACCACACACCGCCGGCGGCCGGCCCCTTCGGAGCCGCGATCGCCGCGGGTCTTCTGCACGGCCAGAACCCGCAGGAGCTGGCGCAGTCGCTGGCGATCGCGGGCAGCTTCTCCGGCGGCCTGATCGAGTACACCCAGTCCGGGGGCTCGGTCAAGCGCATCCACACCGCCATCCCGACCACCGCCGGGATCCGCGCGGTCGCCCTGTCCCGGCGCGGCATGACCGGACCCCTGACCGTCCTGGACGGCGCGAAGGGCTTCGTGAACGTCTTCGCCGACAAGGGCAGCGTCGAGCGCCTCACCGACCGGCTCGGCAGCCGGTACATCATCGAGAAGGTGGGCCTGAAGTCGTACAACTGCTGCTACTTCATCCACGCCCCGCTGGAAGCCTTCCAGTTCCTCATGCGGCAGAAGAACCTGACCCCGGACGACATCGCCGAGGTCACGGTGGGACTGTCCGCGCACGGCGCCGTGCACGTCGGCACCATCGTGCACCCCGTCGACCCGCTCGGCGGCCAGTTCAGCGTCCAGTTCACCCTCGGCATGGCCGCCTACGGCGAACTGCCCGGCCTGGACAGCTACAGCGACGAGCAGCTCGCCGACACCCGCTTCCACGCCTTCGCCGACCGGGTGAAGGTCGAGACCGACCCGGTGGCGGAGGCCGAGTACCCGGAGAACTGGGGCGGCGTCGTCACCCTGACGACCACCGACGGGCGCACCTTCCGCCGCCGCGTGCGCTACGCCACCGGAACCCCGCAGAACCCCATGACCGGCGAGGAGGTCTGGGGCAAGTTCTCCCGCATCACCGCCGACGCCCTGGCGGGCGAACAGGCCGTCCGCATCCGCGAGATGGTCGGCGACCTGGCCGCGCTGGACTCCGTACGCCGGCTGACCGCGCTGCTGGTGCGGCGCGCCCTGCAGCCCAGCCGCTGA
- a CDS encoding dienelactone hydrolase family protein encodes MSAPQARQNTHFVRNGKEIHAYLALPASGRGPGVILIQEWWGLTDHIADVADRLAEAGFVALAPDLFGGRTTHDSDEAGKMMSDLPLEQGVADLVGAVDWLLEHEAVKGDALGTVGFCMGGGFVLALAAAAGEKIAAAVPFYGVFAGEDPDFSGMKAAVLGHFGEKDTYAPPERAQDLARQIRGQSGAPVELQFYPAGHAFHNDENLLGTYDETQAQLAWKRTLTFLTEQLTVPATA; translated from the coding sequence ATGAGCGCCCCCCAGGCACGGCAGAACACCCACTTCGTCCGCAACGGCAAAGAGATCCACGCCTACCTCGCGCTGCCCGCCTCCGGCCGCGGGCCCGGCGTGATCCTCATCCAGGAGTGGTGGGGGCTGACCGACCACATCGCCGATGTGGCCGACCGGCTGGCCGAGGCGGGCTTCGTCGCCCTGGCGCCCGACCTGTTCGGCGGCCGTACCACCCACGACTCCGACGAGGCCGGGAAGATGATGAGCGACCTCCCCCTGGAACAGGGCGTCGCGGACCTGGTCGGCGCCGTGGACTGGCTCCTGGAGCACGAGGCCGTCAAGGGCGACGCCCTCGGCACCGTCGGGTTCTGCATGGGCGGCGGCTTCGTGCTCGCGCTCGCCGCGGCCGCCGGCGAGAAGATCGCCGCGGCCGTCCCCTTCTACGGCGTCTTCGCCGGCGAGGACCCCGACTTCTCCGGCATGAAGGCCGCCGTACTGGGCCACTTCGGGGAGAAGGACACCTACGCCCCGCCGGAGCGCGCCCAGGACCTGGCCCGGCAGATCCGCGGCCAGTCCGGCGCCCCCGTCGAGCTGCAGTTCTACCCGGCCGGTCACGCCTTCCACAACGACGAGAACCTCCTCGGCACGTACGACGAGACCCAGGCCCAGCTCGCCTGGAAGCGCACCCTGACCTTCCTCACGGAACAGCTCACCGTCCCCGCGACCGCCTGA